From Camelina sativa cultivar DH55 chromosome 7, Cs, whole genome shotgun sequence, one genomic window encodes:
- the LOC104702610 gene encoding uncharacterized protein LOC104702610, translating into MKMLHCFAGLINRKKNKGDSKPLPPKTQRILQIRLEEPVKPLENDETNIAGYDKDSPIKHESYDGEDERDDKDSTDREFPKFEDQERGRAVESLKSKEIVNEVTDTSENGDDDEEGGHVSDPGLGRATAWVASPKLKRSCSTLSKFNGRFQGSDLHDLRESVPVGTESVRSHRSADRVMLKKHSSMQILPSGSRRLWWKLFLWSHRNLHKHRVSLKSQPLNKNHQSGYTSDFAEPNQSSHDEESTNNCAEFTNQSSNLWPRHNQWVAFSAESSSMKRVDEWVRGLDIEATVLLDNEDKDVLASFPTSPNTERSPSRNVVESGNVTEAIVHANSLIQSLSKSSSVAHISSIGLKAIPSISHFTSLKSIDLSNNFIVQITPASLPKGLHALNLSKNKISVIEGLRDLSRLRVLDLSYNRISRIGQGLSNCTLIKELYLAGNKISNVEGLHRLLKLIVLDLSFNKIATTKAIGQLVANYNSLVALNILGNPIQNNIGEDQLRKTVSGLLSKLVYLNKQLIKPQRAREVLKDSVARAAFGGGDSLHHRRKRTSTKKAVGSASPSAHHRGHIGKGRGSKSRRSQHQLRKTSAAETPSH; encoded by the exons ATGAAGATGTTACACTGCTTTGCTGGATTGATCAATAGGAAGAAAAATAAG GGGGATTCAAAACCTCTGCCACCGAAAACACAGAGAATCCTTCAGATCAGACTTGAGGAGCCAGTGAAGCCTCTGGAGAATGACGAGACTAACATCGCAGGCTACGACAAGGACAGTCCTATCAAGCATGAGTCTTATGATGGCGAAGATGAACGCGACGACAAGGATTCAACGGACCGTGAGTTTCCTAAATTCGAAGATCAAGAACGAGGCAGAGCCGTTGAATCTCTTAAAAGCAAGGAGATTGTTAACGAAGTTACAGATACTTCTGaaaatggtgatgatgatgaggaaggtGGACACGTTAGTGATCCAGGATTAGGCAGAGCCACGGCTTGGGTAGCTTCTCCTAAGCTTAAACGATCCTGCTCCACTCTCAGCAAGTTCAATGGCCGGTTCCAAGGTTCTGATCTCCATGACCTAAGAGAGAGCGTTCCAGTTGGTACTGAATCGGTGAGGTCTCATAGAAGTGCAGATAGAGTGATGCTCAAGAAACACTCGTCCATGCAAATACTTCCCTCTGGGAGCCGCCGGCTCTGGTGGAAACTGTTCTTATGGAGCCATAGGAACCTTCACAAACACCGTGTTTCGTTAAAGTCACAGCCTTTGAACAAGAACCATCAGTCTGGATATACCTCTGACTTTGCTGAGCCCAACCAATCGAGCCATGATGAAGAATCTACAAACAATTGCGCTGAGTTCACAAACCAATCATCAAACTTATGGCCTCGTCATAATCAGTGGGTAGCCTTCTCTGCTGAATCCTCTTCGATGAAACGAGTGGACGAGTGGGTAAGAGGCCTCGATATCGAAGCCACAGTTCTTCTAGACAACGAGGATAAGGATGTTTTGGCCAGCTTCCCAACTTCTCCTAATACAGAGAGATCACCTTCACGTAATGTGGTCGAGTCCGGTAATGTCACAGAGGCTATAGTACATGCAAACAGCTTAATCCAATCGCTGAGCAAATCCTCTAGTGTGGCTCACATCTCCAGCATAGGCTTGAAAGCGATCCCAAGTATCTCACATTTCACCAGCCTCAAGTCAATTGACCTATCAAACAACTTTATAG TTCAAATTACCCCTGCATCACTTCCAAAGGGACTCCACGCATTGAACCTGTCCAAGAACAAGATCAGTGTTATCGAGGGACTAAGAGATTTGTCACGCCTAAGAGTGctcgatctcagttacaatcgtATTTCGCGCATAGGACAAG GTTTATCGAACTGTACACTGATCAAAGAACTATACCTCGCCGGGAACAAGATCAGCAATGTAGAAGGCTTACACAGATTGCTGAAACTCATTGTTCTTGATCTTAGCTTCAACAAGATCGCCACCACCAAAGCAATAGGCCAGCTCGTTGCCAACTACAACTCTCTCGTCGCTCTGAACATTCTCGGGAACCCGATTCAGAACAATATCGGTGAGGACCAGCTGCGTAAGACTGTCTCTGGTCTTCTGTCTAAGCTAGTTTATCTTAACAAGCAGCTCATTAAGCCACAACGAGCCAGGGAAGTTCTTAAAGATAGTGTAGCGAGAGCTGCGTTTGGTGGCGGAGATTCTCTGCACCACCGGCGCAAGAGAACATCCACCAAGAAAGCTGTGGGATCAGCCTCCCCTAGCGCTCACCACCGAGGCCATATTGGAAAGGGACGTGGATCTAAAAGCAGAAGAAGCCAACATCAGCTAAGGAAAACTTCAGCTGCAGAGACACCATCACATTga